The sequence CTTGTAAGAAAAGGTATCGATACATGGGAAGTGTTGGTTTATCCCGGGAAAAAAGCTAAAATAGGAGATAAAATCGTATTTGGCGAAGGGATGATGGAAGCAGAAGTCATTGACATTATAGAGGGCGGCAACAGGATTGTAAAGTTCAGTTATAAGGGCGTTTTTGAAACGGTACTTAACGAACTGGGAGAAATGCCTCTTCCGCCGTATATTACACATAAACTGAAAGATAAAGCAAGATACCAGACTGTTTATGCCGAACACGACGGTTCGGCGGCTGCACCGACCGCCGGACTGCATTTTACTCCTGAGCTTTTAAAAGAAATAGAAAATATGGGAGTTAAAATTGCCCGCGTTACGCTGCATGTTGGTCTTGGTACATTCAGGCCTGTTAAGGTGGAAGATGTTTTGGAACATGAAATGCACAGTGAATATTATGTTGTTGAGCAGGAGCAGGCAGATATTATAAATTCTGCAAAAAAAGCTGGGGGAAGGATTATTTCCGTAGGAACAACATCAACAAGGACATTGGAGTCGGTTGCCGATGAAAGCGGATTAATCCGGGCTGAAAGCGGTTGGACAAAAATATTTATATACCCGGGGTACAAATTTAAAGCCATAGACTGCCTTATAACTAATTTCCATTTGCCTGAGTCAACGCTTATTATGCTCGTTTCGGCGTTTGCGGGGAAAGAGCATGTGATGGAAGCATATAAAACTGCTGTTGAAGAAAAATATAGGTTTTTTAGCTTCGGGGACGCCATGTTTATCGTTTAGCGGCAGATTGTTTTAATAGTAAAAATATCTCCTGAAAACAGTTGCCATTATATAACAGGAATACTTTTTTATATGCGTATGGGGATGCCGTGACGAATATAAAGTATCCGAATTTATATAGTTTCAATTATTATTGAGTTTTTTTGCATTTATACAGTTTACCATTTATTTATAAAAGCCTGAAAAATGGGCTGCTCCCTGACTTTATTAAACGGGAGCGGCTTTTTTTGTTATACTCCTTATACTGACAATTGTTTATGGAGTTTTAAATGTTTCATTAGTATATAGCTTCGGTTTACAAGGGCACACACGCCTCACAAGGAAAATTTTCCGCATTTCGGCGTTGCATACGCTTGCCGCAGGAGCGGCTGTGCCTTGAACTGAAAAAAGTTTTTGCCTTGTGAGGCCGGAGAGTTAAAACCGTGTGCGCCATTGTAAATCGAAGCTATCCATTGGAATATATACGGAAGTTCCCGCGCCGTCTTGTAAACTGAAGCTGCCGGGAGGCAAAAATAAAAATTTGATATATTTTGAGATTATAATAGAAAATTTAGGCTTAGAATTTTTGGATATCCATATTGGATGATTGGGTTTTGAGAATATCAAAACCTCTTTTTTTCAACCCCCAAGGGTTATTTCCTGTTTATTATACCAATTTATGGCGTCATCAATATGTTTGGAACTGAAATCGGGCCAAAACTCGTCTATAAAATAAAAATCGGAATAAACTGACTGTAGTGGAAGAAATCCGGAAAGCCTTTTTCTGCCGCCCCATCGAATAACAAGATCCACTCTTGAAACATCGCTTGATTTCAACGGCCCTTTTAAATTATCTTTGGCGTATCCGGTGTCCCATTCCCAACTGTAGTTTACAAGGAAATTAACTTTTATTCCTCCTTTACCGAAAGTTTTTCGAGTTGTATATGGGATTAGCTCTTCCGGAAACATTTTTGAATTTGTATTGCCGAGGACAAGCAGTTCTGCATCCTCACCTGAAAGAAGTTTAACAGCGTCAACGCATGCTTTTGTAAAAGCCAGCCTTTGTTCTGTAGGGCGTTTTGTATTATCAACTGTAAAGCCGTAGTATGTCATTTCTTTAATACCTTTATCTTTACAAATTTTGTAAAGTTCCAATCCGGGATTAAGGCCTTTATTATAACCGTCTTTTTTTTCAAGCCCGTTTTCAAGAGCCCATCTCCTGTTTCCGTCAGGGATTATTCCTATATGTTTAGGTATTCTCATAATATTATCCTTTCATGTGTATTTATATATTATTATGGCAATAAATACAAATATTTATAACCGACAATTAGCTTCGGTTTATAAGGGCATATGCGCCACAAGAGGAGAAATTTTACGCATTTTTGTGCTGCATCCTCTTGCCGTAGAATCAACCGCGCCATTAACTGCAAAAAATTTTCCCTTGTGAGCGCGGGCGTTAGCGGCGTAAGAGCAAGGCAAATGAGCGCCGGAACAGCGGAAGGATTTAACATAGATATTGCGCCGCTAACGCCCGTTAAAACAGTGTGTGTCTTGTAAACTAAAGCTAAGCTTAACGGCATATATAGATTGACAATGATTTATGTGGTATAATAATCAATAAACAATTTTACATAAAATTAGGTGATTGCATGTACAAAATGGCTGTTTCCGATATTGACGGAACTTTGATCGGCAGTAACGGCAAACTTTCTGAAAATACAATTAAAACTATAAAGCGCCTTCAGGAAAAGGGGATAATTTTTACACTATGTACAGGACGAAATATAAGGAAAACTTTGCCTATTGCAAACGCGCTGGGAATAAAAGCTCCTTTTGTATGCATAGACGGAATACTTCTTTTCGATCCTGTAAAAAAAAGCCCGGTTTATAATATGAATTTAACTTATGAACAAGTTAAGTATCTTGTTGAATTAGGGATAGAATATAAGACGTTTATCGAAGTTTCGGACGGATTTAAATATTATAAGCATTTACCTGATAAGGATGCCGAAAAATATGATTTCTTTAATAAGCATACGTTTTCAGGCAGAATAAAAAGCTATGCGGGAGGAATAAGGTATTTTAAAAATCCTGAAAAGCTGTGCTGCATTAAAGAACCGATATACCAAGTTACGCTTGCATGTGAAAAAAGGCTTGCGGATGAAATATCCGATATAATAAGAAAAAGCGGAATCGGCGGCATAGAAGTACGCGACTTTATTTGGGACGGATATCTTTTTATAAATCGTAACGGCATGGGAAAGGCAAGGGGTGTTAAGATATTATGCGAATATTTCGGGGTAAGCCCCGATGAGGTTGTTGCATTCGGAGATGAAAACAACGATATAGACATGCTGGAGTTTGTCGGCATGGGTGTTGCGGTTGAAAATGCAGTTGAAAAGGTTAAAGCTGTTTCTGATTTTATTACATTGTCTAATGACAACGACGGAGTCGCCTACGCCGTTAACAGATTTTTTTGAAAGGTTGGGTTGTTATGGATTTATTTGAATACAGCATGCGGCAGAATATGAAAAAAGACGCTCCTCTTGCTGCC is a genomic window of Anaerotignum faecicola containing:
- the queA gene encoding tRNA preQ1(34) S-adenosylmethionine ribosyltransferase-isomerase QueA, whose amino-acid sequence is MKTSDFNYFLPEELIAQEPLNDRASSRLMVMDRQTGEIKHTVFKSITQYLKKGDCLVINDTKVLPARLIGRRKNTGARIEVLLLVRKGIDTWEVLVYPGKKAKIGDKIVFGEGMMEAEVIDIIEGGNRIVKFSYKGVFETVLNELGEMPLPPYITHKLKDKARYQTVYAEHDGSAAAPTAGLHFTPELLKEIENMGVKIARVTLHVGLGTFRPVKVEDVLEHEMHSEYYVVEQEQADIINSAKKAGGRIISVGTTSTRTLESVADESGLIRAESGWTKIFIYPGYKFKAIDCLITNFHLPESTLIMLVSAFAGKEHVMEAYKTAVEEKYRFFSFGDAMFIV
- a CDS encoding undecaprenyl diphosphate synthase family protein, coding for MRIPKHIGIIPDGNRRWALENGLEKKDGYNKGLNPGLELYKICKDKGIKEMTYYGFTVDNTKRPTEQRLAFTKACVDAVKLLSGEDAELLVLGNTNSKMFPEELIPYTTRKTFGKGGIKVNFLVNYSWEWDTGYAKDNLKGPLKSSDVSRVDLVIRWGGRKRLSGFLPLQSVYSDFYFIDEFWPDFSSKHIDDAINWYNKQEITLGG
- a CDS encoding Cof-type HAD-IIB family hydrolase encodes the protein MYKMAVSDIDGTLIGSNGKLSENTIKTIKRLQEKGIIFTLCTGRNIRKTLPIANALGIKAPFVCIDGILLFDPVKKSPVYNMNLTYEQVKYLVELGIEYKTFIEVSDGFKYYKHLPDKDAEKYDFFNKHTFSGRIKSYAGGIRYFKNPEKLCCIKEPIYQVTLACEKRLADEISDIIRKSGIGGIEVRDFIWDGYLFINRNGMGKARGVKILCEYFGVSPDEVVAFGDENNDIDMLEFVGMGVAVENAVEKVKAVSDFITLSNDNDGVAYAVNRFF